In Mycolicibacterium phocaicum, one DNA window encodes the following:
- the ilvC gene encoding ketol-acid reductoisomerase — MFYDDDADLSIIQGRKVGVIGYGSQGHAHSLSLRDSGVQVKVGLKECSKSREKVTEQGLEVDTPAEVAKWADVIMLLAPDTAQAEIFTNDIEPNLEDGNALFFGHGLNIHFGLIKPPANVTIGMVAPKGPGHLVRRQFVDGKGVPALIAVHQDPKGEGQALALSYAKGIGGTRAGVIKTDFKEETETDLFGEQAVLCGGTEELVKAGFEVMVEAGYAPEMAYFEVLHELKLIVDLMYEGGIARMNYSVSDTAEFGGYLSGPRVIDADTKERMRAILKDIQDGTFVKRLVANVEGGNKELEGLRKANAEHPIEVTGKKLRDLMSWVDRPITETA; from the coding sequence ATGTTCTATGACGACGACGCGGACCTGTCGATCATCCAGGGGCGCAAGGTCGGCGTCATCGGCTACGGCAGCCAGGGACACGCGCATTCGCTTTCGCTGCGCGACTCGGGTGTGCAGGTCAAGGTCGGCCTGAAGGAGTGCTCGAAGTCCCGCGAGAAGGTCACCGAGCAGGGCCTCGAGGTCGACACCCCGGCCGAGGTCGCCAAGTGGGCCGACGTCATCATGCTGCTGGCGCCCGACACCGCGCAGGCCGAGATCTTCACCAACGACATCGAGCCGAACCTGGAAGACGGCAACGCGCTGTTCTTCGGCCACGGCCTCAACATCCACTTCGGCCTGATCAAGCCGCCGGCCAACGTCACCATCGGCATGGTCGCCCCGAAGGGCCCCGGCCACCTCGTGCGTCGTCAGTTCGTCGACGGCAAGGGTGTGCCCGCGCTGATCGCCGTGCACCAGGACCCCAAGGGTGAGGGCCAGGCGCTGGCGCTGTCCTACGCCAAGGGCATCGGTGGCACCCGCGCCGGCGTCATCAAGACCGACTTCAAGGAAGAGACCGAGACCGACCTGTTCGGTGAGCAGGCCGTCCTCTGTGGTGGCACCGAGGAACTGGTCAAGGCCGGTTTCGAGGTCATGGTCGAGGCCGGTTACGCGCCGGAGATGGCCTACTTCGAGGTGCTGCACGAGCTCAAGCTCATCGTCGACCTGATGTACGAGGGTGGCATCGCCCGCATGAACTACTCGGTGTCCGACACCGCTGAGTTCGGTGGCTACCTGTCCGGCCCGCGCGTCATCGACGCCGACACCAAGGAGCGCATGCGCGCCATCCTGAAGGACATCCAGGACGGCACCTTCGTCAAGCGCCTCGTCGCCAACGTCGAGGGCGGCAACAAGGAGCTCGAGGGTCTGCGCAAGGCCAACGCCGAGCACCCGATCGAGGTCACCGGCAAGAAGCTGCGCGACCTGATGAGCTGGGTCGACCGGCCGATCACCGAGACCGCCTAG
- the ilvN gene encoding acetolactate synthase small subunit, with product MSTTHTLSVLVEDTPGVLARVAALFSRRGFNIQSLAVGATEQKNMSRMTIVVSVEEQLPLEQITKQLNKLINVIKIVEQEPDNSVSRELALIKVRADATTRGQVIEAVNLFRAKVVDVSTESLTVEATGTQEKLDALLRVLEPYGIRELVQSGVVSLARGPRGIGAAK from the coding sequence ATGTCGACCACTCACACACTCTCGGTCCTCGTCGAGGACACCCCCGGTGTGCTCGCCCGCGTGGCGGCACTGTTCTCGCGGCGTGGCTTCAACATCCAGTCGCTCGCGGTCGGCGCCACTGAGCAGAAGAACATGTCCCGGATGACCATCGTCGTCTCGGTCGAAGAGCAGCTGCCGCTGGAGCAGATCACCAAGCAGCTCAACAAGCTGATCAACGTCATCAAGATCGTCGAGCAGGAGCCGGACAACTCCGTCTCCCGCGAGCTGGCGCTGATCAAGGTGCGGGCCGACGCCACCACCCGTGGCCAGGTCATCGAGGCCGTCAACCTGTTCCGCGCCAAGGTCGTCGACGTGTCGACCGAATCGCTGACCGTGGAGGCCACCGGCACTCAGGAGAAGCTCGACGCATTGCTGCGAGTGCTGGAGCCGTATGGTATTCGCGAGCTGGTGCAGTCCGGTGTGGTCTCGCTGGCGCGCGGCCCGCGCGGCATCGGCGCGGCCAAGTAA